Proteins found in one Micropterus dolomieu isolate WLL.071019.BEF.003 ecotype Adirondacks linkage group LG10, ASM2129224v1, whole genome shotgun sequence genomic segment:
- the gpatch2 gene encoding G patch domain-containing protein 2 isoform X2 produces MFRAANLKTIGKAGTGWHFRRTMDELVHDLVSALEESSEQAARGGFGDGGDHALAVGCLLKRQARKRRGRKRRSDNPHPPWETGHLSEGSESSVEEHKDYRASTGGVSAANSHARDNSDSDEQLGPKRRTPLTADTGRSKRPLWPDDLGVLGSAEGTRSLRRRRKVKRMAVDPPVEPEPPSSTMLGPPPVPKARAGGRPHRMGASEGRGAMDLCMGGLVGPGGGKCRVKKRKLAPHRLGMEAADEGVVVESEDPISSPTEGSKDKMELEEQKGSDEDMSDSETSSVSNSSDGGLYTNDEGRQADDEQSDWFYDGDLGSGSGPGGACGIAGVVPWWERETGSEELDLADPVFNSILTGSFPLMSPGAQRGFQARLSRLHVNQQASEAGLQGSSSQGFNDRLGRQSQDSHEPWFSSGSRREHGQLHWDPRSDRGHRRSCSVKTASRQTSGHLGSLCTGDVKRRRKAAPLGSTAPSGIGCPPSYASHTIWQVLPTAPFFIVYLALTFSLVFPPPSWVELSMLTSQLFLLPSVWHTNGCKRKGLG; encoded by the exons ATGTTCCGTGCAGCTAATCTAAAAACCATCGGCAAAGCGGGAACCGGCTG GCACTTTCGCCGGACAATGGACGAACTTGTCCATGACCTGGTGTCAGCACTGGAGGAGAGCTCTGAGCAAGCAGCGCGCGGCGGTTTTGGTGATGGAGGAGACCATGCACTGGCCGTGGgctgtctgctgaagaggcaggCTCGGAAACGGAGGGGTAGAAAACGACGCTCGGACAACCCACACCCGCCTTGGGAGACAGGCCACCTCAGTGAGGGGTCAGAGTCCAGTGTGGAAGAACACAAG GACTACCGTGCCAGTACAGGGGGTGTCTCTGCTGCCAACAGCCATGCCCGTGACAACAGCGACTCGGATGAACAGCTTGGCCCCAAACGGCGCACCCCCTTAACAGCTGACACGGGACGAAGCAAGCGGCCGCTTTGGCCAGACGACTTGGGTGTCCTGGGGTCTGCCGAGGGAACTCGCAGCCTTAGACGGAGACGTAAGGTCAAACGTATGGCTGTAGACCCACCTGTAGAACCCGAACCCCCCTCCTCCACTATGCTAGGGCCCCCACCTGTCCCCAAAGCCCGTGCTGGCGGCAGGCCGCATAGAATGGGTGCAAGTGAGGGCAGGGGTGCCATGGACCTCTGTATGGGTGGACTGGTAGGGCCAGGGGGAGGGAAGTGCAGGGTGAAGAAGAGGAAACTGGCACCCCACAGGCTGGGAATGGAGGCTGCAGATGAAGGGGTGGTGGTGGAGAGTGAGGACCCCATCTCTTCTCCAACTGAAGGGTCTAAGGACAAGATGGAGTTGGAGGAGCAGAAGGGCTCGGATGAGGACATGAGTGACAG CGAGACCAGCAGTGTCAGTAACAGCAGTGACGGAGGCCTCTACACCAATGACGAGGGGAGGCAAG CTGATGACGAGCAGAGTGACTGGTTCTACGACGGCGATCTGGGCTCTGGTTCAGGTCCTGGAGGTGCTTGTGGGATCGCAGGAGTGGTTCCCTGGTGGGAGAGGGAGACCGGGTCAGAGGAGCTGGACCTAGCTGACCCGGTCTTCAATAGCATCCTCACTGGATCCTTCCCCCTCATGAGCCCTGGAGCACAGAGAG GGTTCCAGGCCAGGCTGAGTCGTCTTCATGTAAACCAACAGGCGTCTGAGGCAGGGCTTCAGGGCAGCTCCAGCCAAGGCTTCAATGACAGACTGGGCAGACAAAGCCAGGACTCCCATGA GCCTTGGTTTAGCTCGGGCTCGAGGAGAGAACATGGACAG TTGCATTGGGACCCACGGTCAGACAGAGGGCATCGGAGAAGCTGTTCAGTAAAAACAGCCAGCAG ACAGACCAGCGGGCACCTCGGCTCTCTATGTACAGGGGATGTCAAGCGGAGGCGAAAAGCAGCCCCCCTCGGTTCCACCGCCCCCTCAGGTATTGGATGCCCACCTAGCTACGCCTCACACACCATCTGGCAGGTTTTACCAACTGCCCCcttttttattgtatatttggCTCTCACTTTCTCGCTTGTTTTCCCTCCCCCCTCTTGGGTTGAGCTCAGTATGCTCACCAGCCAGCTTTTCTTGTTGCCTTCTGTCTGGCACACAAACGGATGTAAACGCAAGGGACTGGGATGA
- the gpatch2 gene encoding G patch domain-containing protein 2 isoform X3: MFRAANLKTIGKAGTGWHFRRTMDELVHDLVSALEESSEQAARGGFGDGGDHALAVGCLLKRQARKRRGRKRRSDNPHPPWETGHLSEGSESSVEEHKDYRASTGGVSAANSHARDNSDSDEQLGPKRRTPLTADTGRSKRPLWPDDLGVLGSAEGTRSLRRRRKVKRMAVDPPVEPEPPSSTMLGPPPVPKARAGGRPHRMGASEGRGAMDLCMGGLVGPGGGKCRVKKRKLAPHRLGMEAADEGVVVESEDPISSPTEGSKDKMELEEQKGSDEDMSDRCETSSVSNSSDGGLYTNDEGRQADDEQSDWFYDGDLGSGSGPGGACGIAGVVPWWERETGSEELDLADPVFNSILTGSFPLMSPGAQRGFQARLSRLHVNQQASEAGLQGSSSQGFNDRLGRQSQDSHEPWFSSGSRREHGQLHWDPRSDRGHRRSCSVKTASRQTSGHLGSLCTGDVKRRRKAAPLGSTAPSGVVGENAPPIPETNMGSRMMQSMGWSPGMGLGPEGRGMTEPIRATQRPKGTGLGFN, encoded by the exons ATGTTCCGTGCAGCTAATCTAAAAACCATCGGCAAAGCGGGAACCGGCTG GCACTTTCGCCGGACAATGGACGAACTTGTCCATGACCTGGTGTCAGCACTGGAGGAGAGCTCTGAGCAAGCAGCGCGCGGCGGTTTTGGTGATGGAGGAGACCATGCACTGGCCGTGGgctgtctgctgaagaggcaggCTCGGAAACGGAGGGGTAGAAAACGACGCTCGGACAACCCACACCCGCCTTGGGAGACAGGCCACCTCAGTGAGGGGTCAGAGTCCAGTGTGGAAGAACACAAG GACTACCGTGCCAGTACAGGGGGTGTCTCTGCTGCCAACAGCCATGCCCGTGACAACAGCGACTCGGATGAACAGCTTGGCCCCAAACGGCGCACCCCCTTAACAGCTGACACGGGACGAAGCAAGCGGCCGCTTTGGCCAGACGACTTGGGTGTCCTGGGGTCTGCCGAGGGAACTCGCAGCCTTAGACGGAGACGTAAGGTCAAACGTATGGCTGTAGACCCACCTGTAGAACCCGAACCCCCCTCCTCCACTATGCTAGGGCCCCCACCTGTCCCCAAAGCCCGTGCTGGCGGCAGGCCGCATAGAATGGGTGCAAGTGAGGGCAGGGGTGCCATGGACCTCTGTATGGGTGGACTGGTAGGGCCAGGGGGAGGGAAGTGCAGGGTGAAGAAGAGGAAACTGGCACCCCACAGGCTGGGAATGGAGGCTGCAGATGAAGGGGTGGTGGTGGAGAGTGAGGACCCCATCTCTTCTCCAACTGAAGGGTCTAAGGACAAGATGGAGTTGGAGGAGCAGAAGGGCTCGGATGAGGACATGAGTGACAGGTG CGAGACCAGCAGTGTCAGTAACAGCAGTGACGGAGGCCTCTACACCAATGACGAGGGGAGGCAAG CTGATGACGAGCAGAGTGACTGGTTCTACGACGGCGATCTGGGCTCTGGTTCAGGTCCTGGAGGTGCTTGTGGGATCGCAGGAGTGGTTCCCTGGTGGGAGAGGGAGACCGGGTCAGAGGAGCTGGACCTAGCTGACCCGGTCTTCAATAGCATCCTCACTGGATCCTTCCCCCTCATGAGCCCTGGAGCACAGAGAG GGTTCCAGGCCAGGCTGAGTCGTCTTCATGTAAACCAACAGGCGTCTGAGGCAGGGCTTCAGGGCAGCTCCAGCCAAGGCTTCAATGACAGACTGGGCAGACAAAGCCAGGACTCCCATGA GCCTTGGTTTAGCTCGGGCTCGAGGAGAGAACATGGACAG TTGCATTGGGACCCACGGTCAGACAGAGGGCATCGGAGAAGCTGTTCAGTAAAAACAGCCAGCAG ACAGACCAGCGGGCACCTCGGCTCTCTATGTACAGGGGATGTCAAGCGGAGGCGAAAAGCAGCCCCCCTCGGTTCCACCGCCCCCTCAG GAGTGGTCGGGGAGAACGCACCTCCCATCCCTGAAACAAACATGGGCAGCCGCATGATGCAAAGCATGGGCTGGAGCCCGGGGATGGGCCTGGGACCAGAGGGCAGAGGCATGACCGAACCCATCCGAGCCACACAGAGACCCAAAGGCACAGGTCTAGGTTTCAACTGA
- the gpatch2 gene encoding G patch domain-containing protein 2 isoform X1: MFRAANLKTIGKAGTGWHFRRTMDELVHDLVSALEESSEQAARGGFGDGGDHALAVGCLLKRQARKRRGRKRRSDNPHPPWETGHLSEGSESSVEEHKDYRASTGGVSAANSHARDNSDSDEQLGPKRRTPLTADTGRSKRPLWPDDLGVLGSAEGTRSLRRRRKVKRMAVDPPVEPEPPSSTMLGPPPVPKARAGGRPHRMGASEGRGAMDLCMGGLVGPGGGKCRVKKRKLAPHRLGMEAADEGVVVESEDPISSPTEGSKDKMELEEQKGSDEDMSDRCETSSVSNSSDGGLYTNDEGRQADDEQSDWFYDGDLGSGSGPGGACGIAGVVPWWERETGSEELDLADPVFNSILTGSFPLMSPGAQRGFQARLSRLHVNQQASEAGLQGSSSQGFNDRLGRQSQDSHEPWFSSGSRREHGQLHWDPRSDRGHRRSCSVKTASRQTSGHLGSLCTGDVKRRRKAAPLGSTAPSGIGCPPSYASHTIWQVLPTAPFFIVYLALTFSLVFPPPSWVELSMLTSQLFLLPSVWHTNGCKRKGLG; the protein is encoded by the exons ATGTTCCGTGCAGCTAATCTAAAAACCATCGGCAAAGCGGGAACCGGCTG GCACTTTCGCCGGACAATGGACGAACTTGTCCATGACCTGGTGTCAGCACTGGAGGAGAGCTCTGAGCAAGCAGCGCGCGGCGGTTTTGGTGATGGAGGAGACCATGCACTGGCCGTGGgctgtctgctgaagaggcaggCTCGGAAACGGAGGGGTAGAAAACGACGCTCGGACAACCCACACCCGCCTTGGGAGACAGGCCACCTCAGTGAGGGGTCAGAGTCCAGTGTGGAAGAACACAAG GACTACCGTGCCAGTACAGGGGGTGTCTCTGCTGCCAACAGCCATGCCCGTGACAACAGCGACTCGGATGAACAGCTTGGCCCCAAACGGCGCACCCCCTTAACAGCTGACACGGGACGAAGCAAGCGGCCGCTTTGGCCAGACGACTTGGGTGTCCTGGGGTCTGCCGAGGGAACTCGCAGCCTTAGACGGAGACGTAAGGTCAAACGTATGGCTGTAGACCCACCTGTAGAACCCGAACCCCCCTCCTCCACTATGCTAGGGCCCCCACCTGTCCCCAAAGCCCGTGCTGGCGGCAGGCCGCATAGAATGGGTGCAAGTGAGGGCAGGGGTGCCATGGACCTCTGTATGGGTGGACTGGTAGGGCCAGGGGGAGGGAAGTGCAGGGTGAAGAAGAGGAAACTGGCACCCCACAGGCTGGGAATGGAGGCTGCAGATGAAGGGGTGGTGGTGGAGAGTGAGGACCCCATCTCTTCTCCAACTGAAGGGTCTAAGGACAAGATGGAGTTGGAGGAGCAGAAGGGCTCGGATGAGGACATGAGTGACAGGTG CGAGACCAGCAGTGTCAGTAACAGCAGTGACGGAGGCCTCTACACCAATGACGAGGGGAGGCAAG CTGATGACGAGCAGAGTGACTGGTTCTACGACGGCGATCTGGGCTCTGGTTCAGGTCCTGGAGGTGCTTGTGGGATCGCAGGAGTGGTTCCCTGGTGGGAGAGGGAGACCGGGTCAGAGGAGCTGGACCTAGCTGACCCGGTCTTCAATAGCATCCTCACTGGATCCTTCCCCCTCATGAGCCCTGGAGCACAGAGAG GGTTCCAGGCCAGGCTGAGTCGTCTTCATGTAAACCAACAGGCGTCTGAGGCAGGGCTTCAGGGCAGCTCCAGCCAAGGCTTCAATGACAGACTGGGCAGACAAAGCCAGGACTCCCATGA GCCTTGGTTTAGCTCGGGCTCGAGGAGAGAACATGGACAG TTGCATTGGGACCCACGGTCAGACAGAGGGCATCGGAGAAGCTGTTCAGTAAAAACAGCCAGCAG ACAGACCAGCGGGCACCTCGGCTCTCTATGTACAGGGGATGTCAAGCGGAGGCGAAAAGCAGCCCCCCTCGGTTCCACCGCCCCCTCAGGTATTGGATGCCCACCTAGCTACGCCTCACACACCATCTGGCAGGTTTTACCAACTGCCCCcttttttattgtatatttggCTCTCACTTTCTCGCTTGTTTTCCCTCCCCCCTCTTGGGTTGAGCTCAGTATGCTCACCAGCCAGCTTTTCTTGTTGCCTTCTGTCTGGCACACAAACGGATGTAAACGCAAGGGACTGGGATGA